The following DNA comes from Pirellulales bacterium.
TCTGCGCAGTTGGATCGGCAACGTGAGTTAAGCCATGAGCAAAATCGACGAACGCCTGCGCCGCGCCGCAATTCTGATCGCCAACCTCGATGACGCGATGGCCGATCAGTTGCTCGACCAGCTTCCCGCCGAAGAAGCCGCGCGGCTGCGGCGGACGGTGGTCGAGTTGCACGGCATCGCACCTGGGGAAGAGCGGCAGGTGATCAGCGACTTCCTTCGCCGGCCAGCCACTCCACCTCATCCGGGCGTGGAGCTCGACGCGGGGTTGGCCCGGCGACTGTCGCAAGACCACCGGCCGGCGCAAACGGAACAAAGCGACAGTGCGAAGCCCTTTCGGTTTCTGCACGACGCGCACGGCGAGAAATTGACTCCCTTCATCGCGGGCGAGCGCCCGCAAACGATTGCAGTCGTGATTTCGCACTTGCCCGACGATCGAGCTGCGGCGGTGCTGGCCACGCTGGAGGGCGAGTTGCAGGCGGAAGTGATTCAGCGACTGATCGATCTCGACCAGGCCGATCCCGAAATCGTGCGCGAGGTCGAGCGCGGACTGGAGTCGCGGATGCTCGAGCAGGCGGTGACCGAGCGTCGTCAGGAAAGCGGATTGCAATCGGTGCTCCGCATTCTCGACGCGGCCCGGCCGGGCTTGCGCCGCGCGATCATGACCAATCTCGCGCGGCACGACCGTCCGCTGGCGCAGCGGCTCCGTCCGCAACGGTTCGAGTTCGACGACCTGCGCGGCGTCGACGACGCGACCTTGGCCACGATTCTGGCGGCGGCCGGCAGCGAGCTGGCGCGCCTGGCCTTGGCCGGCGCCGACGAAGAGTTGGTCGAACGCATTCTGGGGCCGTTGACTCCCATCGAGGCCAAGAAGATGCGCCGGATGATCGAGAATTTGGGACCCCTGCGATTGAGCGACGTCGAAGAAGCGCAGCGCGAGGTGGCCCGCATTGCCTGCCAGCTTGCGTTGGAAGGAAGAATTGATTTACCCAGAGGCGACGAGATACTAGCGAAAGCGTGAGTCAGCCAATTTTCGATTTAGGATTTTGGATTACCCAAATCCACAATCCACAATCCACAATCTTAATATGCCCCCTGTGATCAAAGCCGCATCCGACCCGGGCGCCCGCTCGGTGGCGTTCAACTTCGACGACTTGGCGTTGGAAGCCGAGGCGCACTTGCGGCGCGTGCGGGCACAGGCGGAACAAATCGTGGCCAAAGCGGCGCAAGAAGCGGTGGCCGTGCGCCAAGCGGCCGAAGCCGAAGGGCGGCAGGCCGGCACCAAGGCGATTGACAGCATGGTCGACGAAAAGATCTCCAGGCAATTAGAGACCGTGCTCCCGGCGCTGCGGACCGCGATTGCCGAGATCGAGCGATCGAAGCAATCTTGGCTGGGGCACTGGGAACGAGAAGCGCTTCACCTGTCGGCCGCGATGGCGGCACGCGTTTGCCGGCGCCAGGCGATGCAAGAGCCTCAGATCACCTTG
Coding sequences within:
- a CDS encoding FliG C-terminal domain-containing protein yields the protein MSKIDERLRRAAILIANLDDAMADQLLDQLPAEEAARLRRTVVELHGIAPGEERQVISDFLRRPATPPHPGVELDAGLARRLSQDHRPAQTEQSDSAKPFRFLHDAHGEKLTPFIAGERPQTIAVVISHLPDDRAAAVLATLEGELQAEVIQRLIDLDQADPEIVREVERGLESRMLEQAVTERRQESGLQSVLRILDAARPGLRRAIMTNLARHDRPLAQRLRPQRFEFDDLRGVDDATLATILAAAGSELARLALAGADEELVERILGPLTPIEAKKMRRMIENLGPLRLSDVEEAQREVARIACQLALEGRIDLPRGDEILAKA
- a CDS encoding FliH/SctL family protein, producing the protein MPPVIKAASDPGARSVAFNFDDLALEAEAHLRRVRAQAEQIVAKAAQEAVAVRQAAEAEGRQAGTKAIDSMVDEKISRQLETVLPALRTAIAEIERSKQSWLGHWEREALHLSAAMAARVCRRQAMQEPQITLDLLKEALELAGGNASVRILLHPHDHAALGQQVEKLVSEFSRLAAAEIVADAQISRGGCRVETDYGVIDQQFETQLERIEEELLQ